A region of Kribbella sp. NBC_01245 DNA encodes the following proteins:
- a CDS encoding class I SAM-dependent RNA methyltransferase: MAAKTEILIGALLELEVGPVAHGGHCVARYDGQVVFVRHAIPGETVRARVTEQTSKYLRADAVEILKPSEHRVAAPCPYAGVCGGCDFQHVDLDYQRLLKAEVVRDSLRRIGGIEREVVMEAPAGDGLGWRTRMRYAVVDGQPGMYAHRSHDLVQIDRCRIAHPGTPDVLSQRWPGVSSVQAVVSSEGRTAVLTSSETAGRLVEEVHERRYRVDAGGFWQVHPEAATTLVDAVMAGLEPAAGETALDLYCGVGLFAGFLADAGCAVLAVEGDRDAVRNARRNLHDQQAVTIEQGSVDKVLAGAARQGLSSVDLVVLDPPRTGAGKDVVRRVADLTPRRIAYVACDPAALARDLKTFETLGYGIGSLRAFDLFPMTHHIECVAVLEPLPGIRHS; this comes from the coding sequence GTGGCAGCAAAGACCGAAATACTCATTGGCGCGCTGCTGGAACTGGAAGTCGGTCCAGTCGCTCACGGCGGTCACTGCGTCGCCAGGTACGACGGCCAGGTGGTCTTCGTGCGACACGCCATACCGGGTGAGACGGTCCGTGCCCGGGTAACCGAGCAGACGTCGAAGTACTTGCGTGCGGATGCCGTAGAGATCCTCAAGCCTTCAGAGCACCGTGTGGCCGCCCCTTGTCCCTATGCGGGCGTGTGCGGCGGCTGCGACTTCCAGCACGTGGACCTCGACTACCAGCGCCTGCTGAAGGCGGAGGTGGTTCGGGACAGCCTGCGCCGCATCGGCGGGATCGAGCGGGAAGTCGTGATGGAGGCGCCTGCCGGGGACGGACTGGGCTGGCGGACGCGGATGCGGTACGCCGTCGTCGACGGGCAGCCCGGGATGTACGCCCATCGCTCGCACGACCTGGTCCAGATCGACCGCTGCCGCATCGCGCATCCCGGCACACCCGACGTACTCTCCCAACGCTGGCCGGGCGTCTCGTCGGTCCAGGCAGTGGTCTCGTCCGAGGGTCGTACGGCGGTCCTGACGTCTTCGGAAACCGCCGGGCGCTTGGTCGAGGAGGTCCACGAACGGCGCTACCGGGTCGACGCCGGCGGCTTCTGGCAGGTCCATCCCGAGGCCGCCACGACGCTGGTCGATGCCGTGATGGCCGGGCTGGAACCGGCCGCGGGTGAGACCGCGCTCGACTTGTATTGCGGAGTGGGCCTGTTCGCCGGATTCCTCGCGGACGCCGGGTGCGCCGTACTCGCGGTCGAAGGCGATCGCGATGCCGTCCGTAACGCCCGGCGCAACCTGCACGATCAGCAGGCTGTGACGATCGAGCAGGGCAGCGTCGACAAGGTACTAGCCGGTGCCGCCCGGCAGGGGCTGTCGTCCGTCGACCTGGTGGTGCTCGATCCACCCCGTACGGGAGCGGGCAAGGACGTCGTACGGCGCGTTGCCGACCTCACGCCACGGCGGATCGCGTACGTGGCGTGCGACCCGGCGGCGTTGGCGCGTGACCTGAAGACGTTCGAGACGTTGGGATATGGGATCGGGTCGTTACGCGCATTCGATTTGTTCCCGATGACGCATCACATAGAGTGCGTGGCTGTACTCGAACCGCTACCGGGTATTAGGCACTCGTAG